The genomic interval CGCACGAACTCAATGATCGCCTTTTCTGCCAACTCAAATCTGACAAACTGTTTTCGCTTGTATTTGTCTATCAACCCTGCCTTTTTGACTTCGATTTCCTCCGTTGAATCACCCTCAATCAAAAAATACTCGAAGGCATCATTGTCACCACAGCAAACGACTAACCAGCCGAAATCTCCATGTGAAAACAAGTGGAGCCAACCAGAATCTTCACCGTCTCCTTGAATAACCATCGCGTCGGGCCAGTTTTTTTCCGCGCCGAACGCTCGGATAAGCGAAAGGACTGTTTGCTCAACATCCTCACTTACTACCTGTTCCGTGCCGTTAGGAAGGAGAAGGTTAAAACGTGTCGTCGTAGTCATATTTGTGCCTCTCCTACCTTGGCCATACCAGAACATTCCCAGCCCGATCAATCACTGTTAATTTCTCCAAACCGAGAAGTCGCCGCATGTTGTTCAGCCCAGATTTACAGCCTTGGCAGACGAAAAGATTGTCAACGTACAAGGTTGCGCTCTTTCCCTGACCATTCCCTCTATTAAACCCTTGGAGGAGTACATCACCTTCGGCATGGCGGAGAAGCTGAAATGTCGGGCCCTTGTGCCCAAGCTCTGCTGCCAGCTTCTGCAGCGTCCGTGCCGCATCATCGGAGTTTGCAACGCCTCCGTTAATTCCGAAGAAAGAATGACCATCAATGTCGAGCCTACTTAACGTGAATGCGTCATCCGTAGTCGCCGCAGGTATACCCAAGTCGCGTCGTAGTTGTGCAAGGGACTCAAATGCTTCATCCGCTACACTCCTTGGGGCAAGGCTTTATGGTTATCCGGTCATGTTCAGCTCGATTGCTAGGTTCCCAAGAGATTGCTCTGAGACTCGCTCGCCAATACAACGCTTAATGATCGCTTCTAAATCCCGGCGAGGCACATGGCGTCCCCTGTCAAGCCAAAGCGACTCATCTACGATTCTACCTCCGAGTTTCGAAGCCAGAATTTCCGCTATGACTACGATCAAGCCGTAAGTCACTTTGTCTCGAAAAAGACCTCCGTCAAGACTGCACCATAGTCCTGCTTCTTCCGGATCGTAGTCAAAGTGCGAGACCGTGACTTGAACGATGGCTTCACCATGTCGCACCAGAATCTCGTCCTCGGACGGGTTTGTCACTTCGATTTCTGAACGATTCGAAAATCGATCTAACCCTTCACGAACAGCGTTAAGCACGTCGAGGTAGGCGAAATCAAGTGGCGCTTGGATGGATAGTTCAACGGACATGTTCGTACTCCCTATGGAACGATCTGGACCCAGCCATCACGTGTAAGCACCCAAATTTTCGAGATAGTCCCTTGGGTTGGAATCTTCGACAGTGGTCCCTTCGCTGCAAAGTCGAGTAGCTGATCTTTCCCCACGTTGACCGCCTTGATGTAAAGGTCCACATTCACGCCTGCTTTCAGTGCAGACGACTCGGCTTGACTAGCATGACGAAGTACCGCACCCAATCCGCCTTGAGTCTCTTTCAGACTAACCTTCACTCCATCCAAGATGCCATCGAAACCGGCTTGTCCTCGTTTGGCGGCGCCAACAAAGTTTCCACCGAACTTTGAAACGATGTCATTTGCAAGGACAAGTTCATGTGCCTCCAATGCGTTTCGAACAACTGTTCCCCTTGGGGCAAGGCTTCTCAGTTTAGCAGCTTTTGCCGCGGTTGTGGAATCCGATGATGCCTCAATGAGCTTGACTGCGTCTTCAAAATGGCTTGCGACAGTATGGGGAAGTTGAATCTGGCCTTCAGCATCCAGTTTTCGTAGTTTCGCAAGCAGTTTCTGCCCCGCCTGGGTGGCGTCGTCGCCGTTCTGGATCGCCGTCACAAACGTGTCCATTGCGAGCTTGCAGGGCGTTGATGTGTTGTGAACCCAAACTCGGCTCTGACCAACAAAGTACGTGTGCGACCCAGCGACCTCGATGTTGTAGGTGGTGAATTCCTCACCGGGTGGCGAATTGAGTTGCGCAATCCTGGAGATCGTCAGCACGCGGCCTTCGGCAGACACGACGCGACTGCGTGTGGTCAGCTCGTCCGCTTAGACGAAATCTTCCGTGTCCAGTCTGATCCCAGAATTCATTCTCTGCGGAGTCGAGAGCGCCGAGCGTGGCGACGGAGTCGACAACATCCATTGCAAAATCAGGAATGTTTGTCAGATCTCCGTTGATCGGAGACGAAAACTCGGTCCAAGTTCCCCACGCACTGTAGATCCAGTCCTCTATCCGATCGACAACTTTCGCGGAAGCGGCCGCCCAGTAGAGTGGATCAAATTCCCCTGCGGGTTCTTTGATCTCGAGCAACCCGCTCTCATCAAGCACCACCTCAGGAGAAGCATCCAATTCTGTCAACGGGTTGCCAACTCCATTGTTGTCCGAGGACTACAACTACCCCCGTCCCCTTTTCGCCACGTCCCCTTTTCGCCACGAGGCCGCGTCGTCGACTCAAGATTAAACTTTCTGTCTATCGATTCCACCCAGGTTTCCTCGCCCATATTTATTTCCTGGCACGCTCCCCTTTAGGGGGTTATATTGCGGGGCATATTCAGTGAAACGTTGGAGTTCGTTTGACTGGTCCTGTTGAATCGACAAGAGGGGTTTGTTTGAGATGCGTGCTTCTGTCATCGTTTTTATTTTGGTAGTTTTTCTATACGTTCCACAGATCACGTTTGCTCGCGAGTGGGTGGATTCGACGGGGAAGTTCCGGGTGAATGCTGAGCTTGTAGCCGTGCGGGGCGACAATGTCGTGTTAGAACGTGAAAATGGCCAAATCGTCAGCTTGCCGATTTCACGTTTATGCAAGGCTGACCAAGACTTTCTGAAGCAGCAAGCAGCAACGAAGACTCCAGCGAAAGGCACCGGTTCAGCACCGCAGACCGCCCCCGAGCCTTCCGATGACCAAAAACTCGCTGGTCATGCGCTCGGGATTCTGAAGACGCATTGTTATCGCTGTCACGGAGAAGACGGCGCGGACGAAGGTGGATTTGACTTTGTCCATGACCGAGAAAAGCTGGTTGCGGCGGGATACTTGCTTCCCAAAGACGCCGCGCGATCACCGCTATTTGATCGAATGGTTTCGTCTGATTCACCGATGCCACCCAAGGGCGAATCACCCAGGCCATCAGCGGATGAGATTGACGTCGTGCGTGCATGGATCGCCGAAGGGGCCACAGCAACTTCGACCATGCCGACGAGTGAATTCGTCACCAACGGACTACTTTATCGTCTTGTCTCGCAAGACTTAATGAAGTTACCCAGCGAAGACCGCGGCCATGCTCGATACTTTTCCACGACTCATTTGTACAACCTGGGCGTGTCTGATGAAGAGTTAGCAACATACATGACTGCATTGGCAAAGCTGCTCAATAGCCTTTCGTGGAATCGAGAGTTGGCTGGTCTTCATCCCGTCAGCGGTCAACCTCATTTGTTCCGTATCGATCTTCGTGACTTGAAATGGTCCGGAAAAGTTTGGCAACAAATCCTGGACCATTATCCGCATGGACTGGTCGACGCCTCTCGTGATGCACTGCGGGTGCGGATGGAGACGTCCTGCGAAGTTCCAATTGTTCGCGCGGACTGGTTTGTTGCTTCTGCGTCACGACCGCCGCTATACCACACCTTGGCTCAAATCCCATCCACGGACGAACGCTTAGAGGCACTGCTGCGGGTCGATGTCGACGAGAACATTAAAGCACAGAAGGTCGTTCGGTTGGGTTTTGCGAGATCTGGGGTCTCGCAAAACAACCGTCTTTTGGAACGTCATGAATCCATCTTTGGAGCCTACTGGAAGAGCTATGACTTTGCGGGCAACACCGACCGCAAGAACTTGTTCGATCATCCCTTGGGACCAGGGAAAATTTCAAACAGCTTTGAACACGACGGAGGCGAGATCATTTTCCAACTGCCCAACGGCTTGCTCGCGTTCATGCTGACGGATGCAGAAGGACGTCGCATTGACCGAGGCCCAATCGAAATCGTCAGCGATCCCAAACAGCCCGATCGGAGGGTCGTCAACGGGGTTTCCTGCATGTCCTGCCACTACGGCGGATTCATTCAGAAATCGGATGAAATCCGCAGGCACGTGGTCGCGAATGTCTCCGCCTATCGAAATACCGACGAAATTCTCGGGCTGTATCCGGAGGACGAGACAGCAAAGCAATTAATTGAGAAAGATACTCTTGGCTACTTGCAGGCTTTGAGATCAGATCAAATCGGAATTGATAATCCTACACGAACCGGAGAACCGATCGTCTTGATTGCCAATCGATATCAAAACGAGTTGGATCTCAAGCAGGCCGCTGCGGAGATGGGGATGGGCTCGCATGCTTTGCTTGCCGAATTGAAAAGGCTGAATGATACAGTGGTTGATCGTACCTTCGGTGCGCTCAAGATCCGTGGCGGTGTCATCAAACGGGAGATCTTTGACAAAGCCTTTTTGGGCTTGGCCGAACGGATCAATCTCGGACAACGAGCCGCATCGACGGGCAATGCCATCGCCAAAACCGACCAGCGGCCTTTGTCACCAGAACGCACGGCTCGCCCGCGATCCAGTAATTCCACTGCACCGCGAACTGGCAATGTACCAGCGGCCGCACAGGAGGCCCTGCGGGCTGGGATCGCAGCGATCGGACGTGGACATTGGCAAGCTGCAGATGACGAATTCAGGATCGCGTTGCGTCACTCTGCGAACAACCAAGTCTTTCAAGCCCGCGTCTATGAACAGGCGATCCAAGTTTACGAACGTGGCGAAGCGCTAGAGCCGTTGTTGACGGCGCATCAGTTTTTACTCGATTCGTGCACCAATACGGCTGAAATCGAGCAGGCGAAAGTCAACCTGTTCAATTCGCTGTTTCGTTTTGCCCGCAAGTCTTCGGTAAGTTGGCTTCGGCAAACCAATGTGACAGAAATCCAATGGGGAACTGAACCACTGCCGACATCGATTTCCAACTCGCTTGCTGCGGTATTCGAACGGCAACTTCAGCAGACACCTCATCATGAACCCGCATTACGTGTGATGCTGACCTACTGGACCCGTGTGCGAAATGACCAGAGCAAGCAGTTTGAGATACTGAAACTGCTGGACGAGACACTGGCTAAGAGGGACGAGAAAATTGGAGGCATGGAGCGTTTCAACTACGCTCACTATCACGCGACTTCGGGAGATGCTGCCAAGGGTGCAGAACTGTATTCGGAAATCGCTCGCGAATTCGGTGGGCGTGCTGCCGGCGATGCTCGGGTGAATGAAGCGCAGGCTTGGATCCGCTGCAACGAAGTGGACAAAGCGGCAACGGCGCTAAGCCTAGCACAACGGCACTTTGAGGGTGGCGAAGTCGGAGCAGCCTATTCGCTGGAGAAGATTGGTGATTTGTTTGTGTCCATCGACCGGCAGGCTCTTGCCGTTGGAGCATTTCGTGCTGCACTTCGACTGGAAAAATCGCCTATTCAAATCGAAAAGCTGCAACAGAAAGCAGCGGCTTCGCTCTCTGGTTCGAGCGGTCCAATGGCTTCGGCTGGAACAGGTTCGATGCCGGCAGATGATCTGCTGGATCCCCGACGCGTCTACCGAGTCAAAGCGCAGCAAAGCGAGCAGTCTGCAATGCAATCTCCGACTTCTGCGGTCTATCAACTGATCCAAGCAGCAGAGAGTTGGGTGCAGGCCGAGTCGCCTGACGATGCGACTCGCGTATTGAAGAAGGCGACTTCTCGCCTTCGCGTCGAATCAAACGGTGGGCGGGACTACGAGCACAAGCAAATCGCCCAACTTTACACACTTCTGGATCAGCCAGAGGAGGCCGTCACTCACTGGGCCGAGGCGATCAAACGTTGCAAGTCAACGCACACCATCGCGGAATTCCAGGGTTATGTCGATGCGCTGCTGGCGAAGCATCCTGGTATGGCAGTAGCCGAACCTCTGAAAGGCTACATTGATCCCAACTACGGTTTCCGAATGTCGGCAACAGAACTCGAAGCGCGTCCGTCTGGTGATTCTAGCTCGCGTGCGACCAATTTGGTGCAAGCGGCGGGAAAGTGGAGTGAAGCTGGCGACGTGCAGGAAGTCCGCCGCGTTGGTGCACTTGCCGTGACTGAGATTCGAAAGATTAGTTCGAATTCGTCGCACCACCCCGGCGAACGCCTCTACGCAACACTAGCAGATAGCTTGCAGAAGGTCGACTTATTCAACGAAGCCGTCTACTGCTACCTGGGGGCAATCCAACTAGCGAAACGGGATGATGATGCCGTGAAGTATCACCAACAGATGAAAAGGGTATGCGAAGAGAACGAGTTGTCCGTCCCAGTCATACCGCAGGAATTCGCTCAAAAGCTTGATCCGTTGAATCGCTATCGGGTATCCGCGGCCGAGAAGGAACAAAAGGCAAAAGAATCCAGTAGTGAATCGATGCAACTTCACTACTGGATGCAAGCCAGCAACGATTGGCTAAAAGCTGACGAAAGGGAACTCGCGTCGCATGCGGCCGATCAACACTTGGAACTGTTGAATCGCAAAGGAAACGTTTCCGATAACACCTATCGAAACTTGGCAGAACACTACGAAAAGATCGGCGACGACCAGCGTGCGATCAAAACCTACGAACGTGCGTTAGAGGTTTCGAAAAGCGACTACCAAAAGAAGAGCTTGCAAGAGAAGATCAACGCCCTGCGTTAACCGGTTCGTCCAATTGTGCCACCGAGGAATGCTTCGGACCGAGCAGGTCGATGGTGATGGTTGCTGCGGTCTTCGCCTCGGCGATCCAATAGCCTTCGCCCTCCTTTTTGGGAATCGTAATTCGATCGGTTAATGCATTTTCATCATCCAAATGTATCGGCAAGGTTTCAATGCTGGAAACCTTGCAAGGTCGCCCCAATGCAACGTTCTCATTACCAATAATCACTTCAACCTCCGCTAGACCGACACCCTCACCATTCCATTTCGGAATCTCAATCTCCACTCGATCGAACATAACCCTTGAAACTGGAATCGGGTTGCGTGGAAAACGGCGGTTGAGCGAAACTCCTTTTCGATCAAACACGACCTGATCTCCCAGATACAGTCGCAGGTTGACCAGCATTGATGACCGATTGTGCAGGGATCGATCCGGTGGAAGATTCCAGATCACGACCCCCAAGTCGCCTCGATTGACACTGAATTTGTACTTCAGGTCTGCGATCGCCATTTTCTTCTGAAACTCATCACGACTTGCATCCATCGCGGCACCGTATTTCTGTCGGGCTTGGCTGATCTTTTCCGCCGTCTCGCGATCGATCTTCGCTCGCTCGTCACGATTGTCGGCCATCCCTTTCTTCATGCGTTCGGCCGAGCGACGGATCTCTTCCTGGACGGCTTTCATCGCCGAGTCATACTCGGATGCTCCAAACGGCTTGCCTTCCGCAATCAAACCGTTCGCTTTCTCGATCTGGAGAGCATAGATATCCAAAATCTGGGCATGAAGCTGTTTACCGAAAGCCGAACTCTCCGCTGTTGCACGGTTTGCTTTTTCAAAGCCGTCCCGTGCGGCGCGAAGCTTCGCCAAGTGTTCGTTTCCGCCCGCCTGATCAATGATGGAATCTAACCTCGACTCCTGCGCACTTGACTGGACAGGAAGCAAAGTCATTGGCAGGAAACAGGACGTCATCAGCAACAAACGAATCAACATTTCAATTACGATCAAAATCTGGTGACGGATTGAAAACCGGCATTCTAACAGAAATGTTTGAACCCAGTTAATCTACACGCGATCTCAAAGGAATCGAAGGTCTTTCCAATCTGACCCCGACTACTGCTCGATACGACATCGCGAACGCTACTGGGTTCAAGCGATTTCTGACAACGACGATGATGAATCAAACTATCTCGGTGCTCTACTATCTCTTCGTGAATTGAGTACGAAGATGATCCGAACCTCAGCGAAAGCGGATCGACTCACAACTCCCGTAAAATTCGGCACCTTCTTGGTTGGCGACTGCCATAGCGTCCGAGAGAAAATACCCCCGGCAGGATTCGAACCTGCGACCTGCGCGTTAGGAATGCGCTGCTCTATCCAGCTGAGCTACGAGGGCGTGATTTCTTTTCGCAAACAGTGTAACCTCGAACTCCCATTCTCGACACCTGGAGATCGCGGTTGGTTCCACCCAAAAATTCTAACGATTCCCCACTCGATGTGACGCTTGCTAGACCACTCTGCGATCAAGTTTTCCCGCGTCTTTGGGCTTTTTTCTTGCTTGTCCTGGTCGCTGTGACTTGGCCGCTTTGGGTACCGCTGCCGTCACAGTACCCCAACATCGCTTTGCTGCCCTGGTGGCACTGGCAGTCGACCGCCGGGCTCGCCCTGCAGTGGTCGGCCTTGGCAGGGCTGGCATCCTCGGGAACACTGGTCGCATTGGGAGTGTTCAAACGCTTTCATGCCGGACTTTGGTGGACGGTGATGGGATGCCTGATCGCTTTGATGCTGACGGATCAACATCGGATTCAGCCCTGGGCGTATCAGAGCATTCTGTATGCCGGGCTATTCGCCACCTTGGGTCATCGACGAGACCCGTCGGCGAAATCTTGGTTTGTCGTCATCACCGCTTCGATTTACTTCTACAGCTCACTGGGTAAGTTCGACTATCAATTCCTGCACACCGTCGGCGATGAATTCCTCAGTGTCTCCACGGCTCCTCTGGGCGGACTGCCCGATACCTGGAGACCTTGGCGGACCACGCTCGTGGCGATGATGCCGGCAACAGAAATGACCATCGCCCTGCTGGTACTCTTTCCACGCACGCGACGAGTCGGCGGAATGGCCGCGATGGGATTGCATGCCACACTGATCCTGATCCTCGGTCCCTGGTCTTTGAATCACAGCCTTGGCGTGCTGACTTGGAACGTTCTGTTAATAATCCAAGCCTACCTGCTGATGGTCCGTCGACCGACCCAAGCACACGACGAGGCTCACACGGGTTCAGGGCCGAGAAAAAACAGCGGGGTCTGGCAAGTGCGAGTACTCGTTCTGGCTGCCTTGATCGCTCCGATCGGAGAACGATGGGGATACTGGGACCATTGGCCATCGTGGGCGTTGTACTCACCGCACAACAGTCGCGTTGATGCGGAGATCCATCGCAGCAAACTCCGTGAGCTGGACGATTCACTCGCCAACTGCGTCCAAGAGGACGGCGATGGCGACGGATGGCACGAACTGAAACTCAGCCAGTGGTCACTGGATCAGCGAGGAGCACCGATTTATCCGCAGGCAAGGTACCAATTAGCGCTGCTGGCAAACTTGGCCGAACGCTACGAATGGGGAACGGGCGTACGATGCAAACGACGCGGGGTCTCCGATCGTTGGACAGGCGTCCGCGATGAATCGTTGCACATGGGACAGCGTGAGATTCAATCCGCATTGAAACGCTATTGGCTGGTGCCATCGGGCTGAAAACCATGACCGAACGCACGGAAGACAATGAATCACAGCAACGTTGGGGCGGAGACATCCAGTCGCCGACGCTGCTGTATGTCAAAGGCAGCTTGTTTGTGTTGCTGGGCATCACGTCTGCGGGACTGCTGCTGTTGCACTCGCCGCATTGGAAAACCGCGTTCCTGTTGGGCGTTTGTGTTTGGAGCTCTTGCCGAGCCTACTACTTTGCATTCTACGTCATCGAACACTACATCGATGACGGTGAG from Stieleria varia carries:
- a CDS encoding SHD1 domain-containing protein → MRASVIVFILVVFLYVPQITFAREWVDSTGKFRVNAELVAVRGDNVVLERENGQIVSLPISRLCKADQDFLKQQAATKTPAKGTGSAPQTAPEPSDDQKLAGHALGILKTHCYRCHGEDGADEGGFDFVHDREKLVAAGYLLPKDAARSPLFDRMVSSDSPMPPKGESPRPSADEIDVVRAWIAEGATATSTMPTSEFVTNGLLYRLVSQDLMKLPSEDRGHARYFSTTHLYNLGVSDEELATYMTALAKLLNSLSWNRELAGLHPVSGQPHLFRIDLRDLKWSGKVWQQILDHYPHGLVDASRDALRVRMETSCEVPIVRADWFVASASRPPLYHTLAQIPSTDERLEALLRVDVDENIKAQKVVRLGFARSGVSQNNRLLERHESIFGAYWKSYDFAGNTDRKNLFDHPLGPGKISNSFEHDGGEIIFQLPNGLLAFMLTDAEGRRIDRGPIEIVSDPKQPDRRVVNGVSCMSCHYGGFIQKSDEIRRHVVANVSAYRNTDEILGLYPEDETAKQLIEKDTLGYLQALRSDQIGIDNPTRTGEPIVLIANRYQNELDLKQAAAEMGMGSHALLAELKRLNDTVVDRTFGALKIRGGVIKREIFDKAFLGLAERINLGQRAASTGNAIAKTDQRPLSPERTARPRSSNSTAPRTGNVPAAAQEALRAGIAAIGRGHWQAADDEFRIALRHSANNQVFQARVYEQAIQVYERGEALEPLLTAHQFLLDSCTNTAEIEQAKVNLFNSLFRFARKSSVSWLRQTNVTEIQWGTEPLPTSISNSLAAVFERQLQQTPHHEPALRVMLTYWTRVRNDQSKQFEILKLLDETLAKRDEKIGGMERFNYAHYHATSGDAAKGAELYSEIAREFGGRAAGDARVNEAQAWIRCNEVDKAATALSLAQRHFEGGEVGAAYSLEKIGDLFVSIDRQALAVGAFRAALRLEKSPIQIEKLQQKAAASLSGSSGPMASAGTGSMPADDLLDPRRVYRVKAQQSEQSAMQSPTSAVYQLIQAAESWVQAESPDDATRVLKKATSRLRVESNGGRDYEHKQIAQLYTLLDQPEEAVTHWAEAIKRCKSTHTIAEFQGYVDALLAKHPGMAVAEPLKGYIDPNYGFRMSATELEARPSGDSSSRATNLVQAAGKWSEAGDVQEVRRVGALAVTEIRKISSNSSHHPGERLYATLADSLQKVDLFNEAVYCYLGAIQLAKRDDDAVKYHQQMKRVCEENELSVPVIPQEFAQKLDPLNRYRVSAAEKEQKAKESSSESMQLHYWMQASNDWLKADERELASHAADQHLELLNRKGNVSDNTYRNLAEHYEKIGDDQRAIKTYERALEVSKSDYQKKSLQEKINALR
- a CDS encoding cytidine deaminase-like fold-containing protein gives rise to the protein MGIPAATTDDAFTLSRLDIDGHSFFGINGGVANSDDAARTLQKLAAELGHKGPTFQLLRHAEGDVLLQGFNRGNGQGKSATLYVDNLFVCQGCKSGLNNMRRLLGLEKLTVIDRAGNVLVWPR